From the genome of Pantoea alfalfae, one region includes:
- the guaD gene encoding guanine deaminase, translating into MLSATDMAIRASFFDFTGVVDHPDDLTGKARYLEDGLLLLRDGHVVGLDSWENSEARLAGQPVTDMRGKLIVPGFVDTHIHYPQTEMIGAFGEQLLEWLNHYTFPVEAQYHCPDHAAKMSAFFLHQLLSNGTTSALVFGTVHPQSVDALFSAAEALNMRLIAGKVMMDRNAPDNLIETPEQSYQQTRALIERWHKRGRLNYALTPRFAPTSSPQLLEKVQQLRQAFPDTWLHTHLSENPQEVAWVKELFPEREGYLDVYHHYQLTGRRSVFAHCLHLEEQEWQCLHDTDSSIAFCPTSNLFLGSGLFNIKRSWQQGVKTGIGTDVGAGTTFSMLQTLGEAYKVGQLQHYRLSAAEAFYHATLGGAHALDLDHAIGNFSVGKEADFVVLDPAVSALQQLRIGNSKDIWEKLFVLMTLGDDRNIAQTWVGGRPVWQRDAQEQAA; encoded by the coding sequence TCCCGACGACCTGACCGGAAAGGCTCGCTATCTGGAGGATGGCCTGCTGCTGCTGCGTGACGGACACGTGGTTGGGCTGGATAGCTGGGAGAACAGCGAGGCGAGGCTGGCGGGCCAGCCTGTTACCGATATGCGCGGCAAACTGATTGTGCCTGGCTTTGTCGATACCCACATTCACTATCCACAGACGGAGATGATTGGTGCCTTTGGCGAACAGCTGCTGGAGTGGCTGAATCACTACACTTTCCCGGTTGAAGCGCAGTATCACTGCCCGGATCACGCCGCAAAGATGTCCGCCTTTTTCCTGCATCAGCTGCTCTCCAACGGCACCACCAGCGCGCTGGTGTTTGGCACCGTGCATCCGCAATCCGTCGATGCGCTGTTCAGCGCGGCCGAAGCCCTGAACATGCGGCTGATTGCCGGCAAAGTGATGATGGATCGCAATGCACCCGACAATCTCATCGAAACCCCGGAACAGAGCTACCAGCAGACGCGAGCGCTGATTGAGCGCTGGCACAAGCGTGGACGGCTGAATTATGCACTGACACCGCGCTTTGCGCCGACCTCATCCCCGCAGTTGCTGGAGAAAGTGCAGCAGCTGCGTCAGGCGTTTCCGGATACCTGGCTGCACACTCATCTCAGCGAAAACCCGCAGGAGGTTGCCTGGGTAAAAGAACTGTTCCCGGAGCGTGAGGGTTATCTGGATGTTTATCATCATTACCAGTTGACGGGTCGCCGCAGCGTGTTTGCGCACTGCCTGCATCTGGAAGAGCAGGAATGGCAGTGTCTGCACGATACCGATTCCTCCATTGCCTTCTGTCCTACCTCAAACCTGTTCCTCGGCAGCGGCCTGTTTAACATTAAACGCAGCTGGCAGCAGGGCGTGAAAACAGGCATTGGCACCGATGTCGGCGCAGGCACCACCTTTAGTATGCTGCAGACCCTGGGCGAAGCCTACAAGGTAGGCCAGCTGCAGCACTACCGGCTCAGCGCCGCCGAAGCCTTTTATCACGCCACGCTGGGCGGAGCGCACGCGCTGGATCTCGACCATGCAATCGGGAACTTCAGCGTCGGTAAAGAGGCGGACTTTGTGGTGCTCGATCCGGCGGTCTCTGCGCTTCAGCAACTCCGCATCGGCAACAGCAAAGACATCTGGGAAAAACTGTTTGTATTAATGACGCTGGGCGACGACCGCAACATTGCCCAGACCTGGGTCGGTGGTCGTCCGGTCTGGCAGCGCGATGCACAGGAGCAAGCCGCATGA
- the xdhA gene encoding xanthine dehydrogenase small subunit codes for MIQFLLNNQLVSEDALDPNLTVLNYLRTCQHRPGTKEGCASGDCGACSVTLGKAVGGEMQYETINSCLTLVSALQGKQLITVEDLRHGRALHPAQQAMVDCHGSQCGFCTPGFVMSLFSLQKKSAGWDRHQAETALAGNLCRCTGYRPIMAAAEQLCSQPVNDQFDHSAASTVQRLAALATPEMQEIGVEGHRCFLPKTPSQLAAIYQAHPDAKLIAGGTDLSLQITQQHKKIPLLIALEQVAALKVCSEFDDHYLLGAGASLQQVSEFLASRIPGVSEMLQRFASLQIRLQGTLGGNIGNASPIGDASPVLLALNASLLLQRGEQQRSLPLDQFFTGYRQTQLEKGEFIRAIRIDKVTVSPDFVAWKVSKRLDDDISAVFAAFNLQMEQGVVSSARIAFGGMAATPQRARHCEQALVGQLLSSVTVSRAAAALAEDFQPLSDFRASSNYRLQVARNLLRRYWHRHHGEITCLEVSRYVS; via the coding sequence ATGATCCAGTTTCTGTTAAATAACCAGCTGGTCAGCGAAGATGCGCTCGACCCGAATCTCACGGTGCTCAACTACCTGCGCACTTGTCAGCATCGGCCTGGCACTAAAGAGGGCTGCGCCTCCGGCGACTGCGGTGCCTGCAGCGTCACGCTGGGTAAAGCTGTCGGCGGTGAGATGCAGTATGAAACGATCAACAGCTGCCTGACGCTGGTCTCCGCGTTACAGGGCAAACAGCTGATCACGGTTGAGGATCTGCGCCACGGTCGCGCACTGCATCCGGCGCAGCAGGCAATGGTCGACTGCCACGGCTCACAATGCGGATTCTGCACGCCAGGCTTTGTAATGTCGCTCTTCAGCCTGCAAAAAAAGTCAGCGGGCTGGGATCGGCATCAGGCGGAAACTGCGCTGGCGGGCAATCTCTGCCGCTGCACCGGCTACCGGCCAATCATGGCTGCGGCCGAACAGCTCTGCTCGCAGCCGGTCAATGACCAGTTCGATCACAGTGCCGCCAGCACCGTACAGCGGCTGGCCGCGCTGGCTACTCCGGAAATGCAGGAGATAGGCGTTGAGGGTCATCGCTGCTTCCTGCCAAAAACTCCGTCCCAGCTGGCCGCAATCTATCAGGCACATCCCGATGCGAAGCTGATTGCGGGTGGCACCGATCTCAGCCTGCAGATCACCCAGCAGCATAAAAAAATACCGCTACTGATTGCACTTGAGCAGGTTGCCGCGCTGAAAGTCTGCAGCGAATTTGACGATCACTATCTGCTGGGTGCAGGCGCATCGCTACAGCAGGTCAGCGAGTTTCTTGCCAGCCGCATTCCCGGCGTCAGCGAGATGCTGCAACGCTTTGCTTCACTGCAAATCCGTTTGCAGGGGACACTCGGCGGTAACATCGGTAATGCATCACCCATAGGGGACGCGTCGCCGGTGCTGCTGGCCCTCAATGCCAGCTTGCTGCTGCAGCGCGGTGAGCAGCAGCGGAGCCTGCCGCTGGATCAGTTCTTTACCGGCTATCGCCAGACGCAGCTGGAAAAAGGGGAGTTTATCCGCGCCATTCGCATCGATAAAGTGACGGTGTCACCAGATTTTGTTGCCTGGAAAGTCTCTAAACGGCTGGATGATGATATCTCCGCCGTGTTCGCTGCCTTTAACCTGCAGATGGAACAGGGCGTGGTAAGTTCCGCCCGTATCGCCTTTGGCGGCATGGCGGCCACACCGCAACGCGCCCGGCACTGTGAACAGGCGCTGGTCGGTCAGCTGCTGAGTTCCGTGACAGTGTCACGAGCAGCCGCCGCGCTGGCAGAAGATTTCCAGCCGCTTTCTGATTTCCGTGCCAGCAGTAACTACCGCCTTCAGGTGGCACGCAATCTGCTCCGCCGCTACTGGCATCGCCACCACGGCGAAATCACCTGCCTCGAGGTCTCCCGCTATGTCTCATAA